Proteins from a genomic interval of Loxodonta africana isolate mLoxAfr1 chromosome 25, mLoxAfr1.hap2, whole genome shotgun sequence:
- the LOC100663325 gene encoding transmembrane epididymal protein 1 yields the protein MGKFNGHFYPGLYLYSYGLYQTIVISKAIIFNDSLLYPSCPSRNKGRWAMLWKISYGGVLKMATGSILTAYVVICLDDGMVLMSKQVPPRFMYPKEWQHLTMFILLTLLGCVDVISKNLLPQRCVVLEKSTLVLTFYVLLLLLVSHIQASVGVELQVHSLLILVVFLLMLVLTAELWAPNMFHLRLIETFLFLMMGSWLMQAGFILYKPVTGYPWQDDDMSDIIFVTTFFCWHIMINASCQLGIYGFSSFWYRCFCPGVKLTVSKEAPYHASPLRPLYKLLQEVEPSEKDDQALLLPTSSP from the coding sequence ATGGGAAAATTCAATGGTCATTTTTACCCAGGGTTATATCTTTACTCTTATGGACTATACCAGACAATAGTGatctccaaggccataatcttcaatgattctctcctGTATCCTTCATGCCCTTCCAGGAATAAGGGGAGATGGGCCATGCTGTGGAAAATATCCTATGGAGGTGTGTTGAAGATGGCAACTGGCTCCATTTTAACAGCTTATGTGGTCATCTGTCTTGATGATGGGATGGTGCTGATGAGTAAGCAGGTGCCACCGAGATTTATGTATCCCAAGGAGTGGCAGCACCTTACCATGTTCATCCTCCTCACCCTCCTTGGCTGTGTAGATGTCATAAGCAAGAACCTGCTGCCTCAGAGATGTGTGGTCCTTGAAAAAAGTACACTGGTCCTGACCTTCTATGTGCTTTTGCTGCTGTTGGTGTCACACATTCAGGCTTCTGTAGGGGTGGAGCTGCAGGTTCATTCTCTACTCATCTTGGTGGTGTTCCTGCTGATGCTGGTGTTGACCGCAGAGCTGTGGGCTCCCAACATGTTTCACCTCAGGCTAATTGAGACTTTTCTATTTCTGATGATGGGCTCCTGGCTCATGCAGGCAGGCTTTATTCTGTACAAACCTGTCACTGGATACCCATGGCAGGACGATGACATGAGTGACATCATATTTGTCACCACCTTCTTCTGCTGGCATATCATGATTAACGCCTCATGTCAGCTGGGAATCTATGGCTTCTCATCCTTTTGGTATCGTTGTTTCTGTCCTGGCGTGAAGCTCACAGTGTCCAAAGAAGCTCCATATCATGCCAGCCCTCTGCGACCCCTCTACAAGTTGTTGCAGGAAGTGGAGCCGTCAGAGAAAGATGACCAGGCTCTCCTCCTTCCAACAAGCTCACCTTGA